In Thermoanaerobaculia bacterium, the genomic stretch CCGCCAGTGCGATGGCGAGAGGAAATCTTTTCATTCGGATGCTCCTTCGATCCCCATCATATCGACGAAAGGCCCGCCGGGCGTGAGGCCGCGCTCTCCGGGCCCGGGCCGTCGCCCCCCCGCCCGTGATGAAGGTCAGGCCTTCGCCTTGTGCGCGTGCGCCTTCGAGAGCATGTCGCTCTTCCAGTCGCGCTTGTGGCACGTCGCGCAGAACTTTGCGTCCGGCAGCACGAGGCCCGCGGCCCTGGCCTTCTCCCGGTCCTTCATCGTGGCGAGCGTCTTGTACTCGCTCCCCGGGCCGTGGCAGTTCTCGCAGTCGAGCGGCGGAGATCGCCGGGCGTGCGGGCCCTCCGACCAGGAAGCGAACTGGAGCTTGTGGCAGATCTTGCACTTCTCGGGTCCGATCCGCGTCGCGCTCGCATGGGTGGACGCGACCGCGACCGTTCCGCCCGGATCGTCGACTTTCGAGGCGGCCTTCTCGGGAGGCGCGGGGACGGCAGCCGGCGCGGGACTCGGCTCGCTCGCCGCCGGCTGCGGATCACTCGGCCGTGTCGGAGACGGCGATGACGGCGTGGCGCTCTTTCCCGGAGCGTCGAGCAGGCCCTGCGCGCGTTCGGGCGCCGGAGGAGGAGGCGTTTTCGCCCTGGGAGGAATTGCTGAAGTCGTCGGAGCGGACTGAATCGTTCCGGGCATCGGCTCGGCGGCCGTCGGTTCGGTCGTCGCCGGAGCCGCGGACTCGGTCGTCGCGGCGCTCGTCGCCGGCCGGGCTTCCGGCGCGGACGCTTCCTTGCGAGAGCATCCGGCCAGAAGCAGCAGGGTAAGCACGGAAGCCAAGGCCAAGAGCGGGATTCTCCCCGCACGCCGTTTTTCGGGCCTCACGATGCTTCCCATCTTCGCCTCCTTGCGCCGTAGCTTTCGACGAGCGATCGGACCACTTCCGCGCCGATCCCGCGAGATGCCGATGCCTCGAGATCCTTTCCGAACCGCGCCTCGCAACGCACGAAATGCCGGAATCAGCACCGCGGCCGCGCGAAGATGATCGGCGCCGGCGGTACGGCAGGAGCCGAGCAGATCCCTCGTCGCGGCGCTCCTCCGGACGGCGTCGCTCCGGAGGATCGCGCCGGGGAAGGCCGCGCGGCCCCGGCGGAGCGCGCCGCGCGGATGGCGCTCAGCCGCCCGCGATCGCGCCGACGACGAGGAACGGCTCCGAGCCGTCGGCGACGCTCGCGGGGAGCGGGGCGTCGGGGGATTCGTGCGAGTAGTCCTCGCCGCAGGCGAAGAAGCGCACGAAAGGCCGGCGCTTCTGCGTGACGTGGTCGCGGATCGTCCCCTTCAGCATCGGGTAACGGGCTTCGAGCGCGTCGAGGATCGCGCGCTGGGTCGCCTCCCCCGCCACCTCGACCGACACCTCGGGACCCGTGCGCGCGAGGTCGCGGAGGTTCGGCGGAAGCGTCACCCGGACCATCATGCGAGCGTCTGAACCTCGACGGAGAGCACCGCGGGCAGATCGCGGACGATCGGCGCCCAGGAGTCGCCGGCGTCGGGAGAAACGTAGACCTGCCCTCCGGTCGTTCCGAAGTACACGCCGCACGGGTCGAGCGAATCGACCGACATCGCGTCGCGCAGCACGTTGACGTAGCAGTCCTTCTGCGGGAGGCCCCGCGTCAGCGCCTCCCATTCGTTCCCGCCCGCGCGGCTGCGATAGACGCGGAGCTTACCTTCGGCGACGAAATGGTGGGAGTCGCTCTGGATCGGGAGGACGTAAACCGTCTCGGGCTCGTGGGCGTGCACGTCGACGACGAAACCGAAGTCGGTCGGAAGGTTCCCGCTCACCTCGCGCCAGTTCTCGCCGGCATCGTCGGTCCGCATGACGTCCCAGTGCTTCTGCATGAAGAGCGTGTTCGGCCGCGACGGGTGCATCGCGATGCGGTGGACGCAGTGGCCGACTTCCGCGCCCGGGTCGGGGAGGAACTGGGACTTGAGGCCGCGCGTCACGGGCTTCCACGCGGCGCCGCCGTCGTCGGACCGGAAGACGCCCGCCGCCGAGATCGCGGTGAAGATCCGGCCGGGATTCTTCGGATCGAGGATGATCGTGTGCAGGCACATCCCGCCCGCGCCCGGCTGCCACCGGGGACCGGTCCCATGGCCGCGGAGCCCGGGGAGCTCCTTCCAGCTCGCACCGCCGTCGGTCGATTTGAAGAGTGCGGCGTCTTCCACACCCGCGTAGACGGTGTTCGGATCGTCGAGCGAAGGCTCGAGATGCCATACTCGTTTGAACTCCCAGGGGCGCTGCGTGCCGTCGTAATGCTGGTGCGTCGTCAGGGGCCTGCCGGTCTCGGGGGAATCGTCGTAGACGAACCTGTTGCTCTCCCCCTGCGGCATCCCCTCCGGGCTCATCGTCGGGCCGCCGCCGGGCGTGTCCCACGTCTTTCCGCCGTCGTGCGAGCGCTGGATGACCTGCCCGAACCAGCCGCTCGTCTGCGAGGCGTAGAGGCGGTCCGGATCGGCGGGCGAGCCCTTCAGGTGGTAAACCTCCCAGCCCGTGAAGAACGGACCGGCGACGTCCCAGCTCTCGCGCTTCCCGTCCGAAGTGAGGATGAACGCTCCTTTGCGGGTGCCGACCAGGACGCGGACTCGACTCATGCTTGGCCTCCCCTTCCTTCGGTGATTCTAACGAACGCCTCGACGATTGGTTTCACGGTTTCGGAGATCGTGCCGCCGAGGCGTGACTGCGCCGCTCTCGCAACGACCGGGAAGGCGCCGCAACGCACGGACTACGAACCGATGTCGCGGAGCCACTGGTCGACGCCGCCCGCGAGATTCGCGACCTTCCGATATCCCGATTCGGAGAGGAACCGCGCGGCCTGCGCGCTGCGTCCTCCCATCTTGCAGTAGACGACGATGTCGTC encodes the following:
- a CDS encoding MoaD/ThiS family protein encodes the protein MVRVTLPPNLRDLARTGPEVSVEVAGEATQRAILDALEARYPMLKGTIRDHVTQKRRPFVRFFACGEDYSHESPDAPLPASVADGSEPFLVVGAIAGG
- a CDS encoding exo-alpha-sialidase, producing MSRVRVLVGTRKGAFILTSDGKRESWDVAGPFFTGWEVYHLKGSPADPDRLYASQTSGWFGQVIQRSHDGGKTWDTPGGGPTMSPEGMPQGESNRFVYDDSPETGRPLTTHQHYDGTQRPWEFKRVWHLEPSLDDPNTVYAGVEDAALFKSTDGGASWKELPGLRGHGTGPRWQPGAGGMCLHTIILDPKNPGRIFTAISAAGVFRSDDGGAAWKPVTRGLKSQFLPDPGAEVGHCVHRIAMHPSRPNTLFMQKHWDVMRTDDAGENWREVSGNLPTDFGFVVDVHAHEPETVYVLPIQSDSHHFVAEGKLRVYRSRAGGNEWEALTRGLPQKDCYVNVLRDAMSVDSLDPCGVYFGTTGGQVYVSPDAGDSWAPIVRDLPAVLSVEVQTLA